The DNA window tcaaatataaatttttttatatttttaatattttaatattttatttaattaaattgaattatctaATGAACTGAAAATGAGACTCTAATCGATTCTATCACTTATTTTACATTTATAAACTCCACAAAATGATACTtttgtaaattccttaaattaccTGTCCTGCTGATGTGATTGTGGCTCTTTAACAGTGCTGTCGATGAACCTTATGATTGCCTCCATGAACTTTTTGCCATCGTTCGATCTTGTAAGCAATTCAAGAACACGAAAAGGTAATTGGTTTTCCAACAAGAACAGATCCGAGTACACAAATGTTAGCAATTCGTTTTTAATAACCAATTCGTTCGACGCACTATCATAATCTTGGCGGCGGTAACGCATATAGACTGCTTGTAAAATTGCGCAGCCGTCAACGAAGAACATCCAAGCCAGTTTCTCGTTATCGTCGCTATACTTCTCTAATCCCTTTGGATCATAGCATTTCTTCAAGCCATCGATCTCTGTCTTCAAGTTGTTGTACAAGGTATCCTTATCGACGCCAATGTTTTTGACGAAAAGTGCTGCTAATTTGAGTTTGAACTTCTCGAATTCATGGAGGGTGGGATCATCGTGGTGGAGTGGGCCGATTGAGATCACTTTCGGATTGAAATACTTCCTGAAATCTTCGTGACGGCTAAGGGTTGATGGGACTCTTTGTATCAATGTTTTGGCATTGGGGTCGAGTTCGTCGCCGTCGAAAGCTACGTCTAATGACCGGAGATTCCGTAATTCGCTATTGCTGCGAGTGAAGTTCGTACCTTGCATTGGAATGATCGTCTCTAGGGGATTGTTGTTGGTGTTGTTCTTGATGATTGTTTGATCAGTGGAAACTGCTCCGACGGCGCCGCCTCCTCCCTCCGTGGACGACATTTTCAGTCTGAGCGGTTCGAAGTAATTAACTAGGTGATTTTGTAGACTGTTTTTGGCTGAGTGAGTGATGTTGGAAAAAAGGTGGCAAAATGGCTACGATAACGACAAATGTTTCTATAGcttatataataaacataagGAAAATATTTTTGGTGTAATATCAAATTTCgcttctaatttttattattttcaatttgatttttatttttttagtaaaatttagcTTTTTACTTTTGAAAGAGTTCAATTGATTATCAATCCTTAAactgaattaatttttttcaaaaataatgactaaaatattaaattttaaacatgataaCTCATATGACAATTCACGtgtacatgtttttttttattttaaaattatttattgacatgGCATATTAGAAAAGGACTATTATGTTAGCATGAAGTGCATATAGATTGTTACATGAGTTGTAACACCAACActgtaaaaatttaatattttagtcaatatttctataaaagaaaagcaatttgactt is part of the Gossypium hirsutum isolate 1008001.06 chromosome D11, Gossypium_hirsutum_v2.1, whole genome shotgun sequence genome and encodes:
- the LOC121223519 gene encoding putative UPF0481 protein At3g02645; this encodes MSSTEGGGGAVGAVSTDQTIIKNNTNNNPLETIIPMQGTNFTRSNSELRNLRSLDVAFDGDELDPNAKTLIQRVPSTLSRHEDFRKYFNPKVISIGPLHHDDPTLHEFEKFKLKLAALFVKNIGVDKDTLYNNLKTEIDGLKKCYDPKGLEKYSDDNEKLAWMFFVDGCAILQAVYMRYRRQDYDSASNELVIKNELLTFVYSDLFLLENQLPFRVLELLTRSNDGKKFMEAIIRFIDSTVKEPQSHQQDSEWWQQMKKRRRANSLIASTTSKTPFQKRRKRKTMAGL